Within the uncultured Draconibacterium sp. genome, the region AAGCGCCACAACCGCTGCCAGTCCAATTATAAGGATCACCATCCAAATTTGCGACGGATTATATTTATCCCACAGCTGGTTGGTCAGTTCGGCCGGAGTCATTCCCATTTTTTCTGCAGCTGCGTTGAAGTATTCATTTTGTGTAAGTCCATCAGCTAGCTGAATGCCTTTTTCTGCTACTTCCTGCCGCACAAAAACGTTCTTATCCGACATACCACCGTAAACATTTCCTGAAATAATACCTGCAAACACGTTACCCAAAAATACAGGAATAAACGAGTAGCCCATGTACAGTGCCTTTTTATCGGTCGGCGCAATTCGCCCAATATATTCGGTAATCTTTGGCGATCCCGCCATTTCGCCAATAGCAAAAATATAAATGGCAACCAACGTAAACAGTACATTCTGTGTAGCAAGCGTTAGTGCCATACCAATCGCACACACCAAAAATCCGGTCATCATAGAACGCAACGGACGCCATTTCATTACAGCGGCAGAAACAATGATCTGGAAAATAATGATGAACATCGCATCGAAATTGGTAATAAATTCGGCCTCCATTTGTCCGGTTTCGGCAATACCATAATTTTCGCTAAAGAACGGAAGGTACTGATGAAAGAAATTGTAAACGGCACTGGTGTCAACCCACTGTGCAATAAAAACAGGAAGCGTAAAGAAAAGCTGGTTATACATTGTCCAGAAACCGGCTACAATAACCAGAAACAGTAAGAATTTAAAGTCTTTTACTACCAATACAATATTAGTAAAAACCTTCCCGATCGACTCCCAAATTGAATCGGTATTAGCTACGCGGTCAGGCTCTTTGTAAAACAAAAGCAAAATGAAGTTTAAAGCCACAATACCTGCCGAGATATAAAAAATCAACTCCGATTGTCCTTTGTAGATCAGGGTAACTAAAGGCCCAAAGAAAGCCCCAATATTTACCATCATATAGAAAATACCGAAACCAATCGATGCCGTTTCATCGTTGGTTGTTTTAGCAATTGTTGCAGAAATAATTGGTTTAAAAAGTGCTGCACCCAACGCCAGATAAAGATACATAGCAAAAACTCCGGCAAATGTATCGAAGTGTGGAAGTAAAATAAACGCCGATGTATACACGGAAAAAGCAATAAACAACACCCGTTTATAACCATATTTATCGGCAATTGCCCCTGTTATCACCGGCAGAAAATAAAGAATACCGGTACCAATACCCATTATCAAACCTTTTTGCTCCTGAGAGAATTCCAATCCTCCCATATCTGCCGATCCGGTTAGATAATTGGCAAACAGCATAAAGAAGCCGTACCATGCCCAACGTTCAAATAATTCAATTGTATTCGCAACCCAGAAACTGCGGTTGTATTTTTTTAATACCGAAACAAATGCCATATCGCCTTAATTTGTTGAAGTTCGTAAGGTAACATTTTTCGAAATACGTTCAGCACCATATACCCATGGAGCTGACATATCGCATAAAAAATCGGCTAAAAAATGGAATGGGCTATAATCCAGGGGCGAAAAAGACCGACACAAATGTGATAATCATAATGATAAGAAACAACACAATAAAAAATCCGATTACTCCCAGTTTAAAACCATAACTCTGTTTTTCACGTTTTGTGGAGTTTTTCAAACGCTCGATAGATTCAACCAGTTTTTTCGGCGCCTGATCATTTTTAATGATGTAATCGGCTGCACCTAGTTTCATAATTTTTATGGCAATATCCACTTTGCTTTGCGCACTCAGAAAAATAAAATCTATTTGGCTGTGTTCGCGCTCCACCTGTAACATAAACTCCAAACCGTTAATTCCTTCCGACGAATAATCTAATATTATAACATCAGGTTTTAAGTGAAGCTGCTTGAGACATTCTTCTCCGTTTTTAAAAACTTTTAGATTCGAAAACTTCTTCGATTGCAAATAGCCAACAATTAGATCTTTGTAAACGGTACTGTCTTCGATCAGAAAAATTAAAGGATTTTTTGTCTCTTGCATAATTTTAGAAATAGTGTTAGTACCAGCTTTAAAATTAACACTATTTTTTTTAGTAAACAACAGGGCATAAATGCTCAAAAAAACCGCAATCATTCGCAACTGAAGAGAGAAAAAGGTACTTTTGAAAATTTAATATCTGAATTATGTTATTGGCAATCGACATAGGAAACACAAACATTGTTTTTGGTATTTACAAAGATGAAGAATGGGTGAACCACTGGCGCATTCAAACCGATCATCTGAAAACAGCCGACGAATACGAGGTTATTTTCCGGTCGCTGTTAACTGCAGGAAAGATCTGTCGCACCGAAATTTCGCGGATTATTTTAAGCAGTGTGGTGCCTTCGCTTGTTCATCCGTTTCGCGAAATGCTTTCGGGATTATTCGACAATGCGTTAATCAACCACATTAATCCCGACATTTACGATCGGCTGCCGATTAAAATTCTCAATCCATACGAAATTGGAGCCGACCTGGTGGCCAATGCCACGGCTACCTATCAGAAATATGGCAATAACACTATGGTTATCGATTTTGGTACCGCGTTAACGTTCACCACCATCGGTAAAGATTCAGCAATTTTAGGCGTTGCCATTGCACCCGGTTTACGCACAGCCGTTGACGCTCTTGCCGGAAAAACTGCACAATTGCCGCAAATTCATATTGCACCTCCGCCATCGGTTTTGGGAGAAAACACTATTCACGCCATTCAATCGGGAATTATTTTCGGCTACACGGGATTGGTCGATTCAATGATAGAACGTACCGAAAAAGAATTGGGCGAATCGCTTAACGTTGTAGCCACCGGAGGGCTCAGTGCAGTAATTGCTCCGTTAACAAAAAAAGTTAAAGCCTGCGAGCCCATGCTCACGCTCGAAGGTCTCGTTCAGATCAATTCATTTATATAACATCGAATATCTCATACTTTATTACAAGTAATTTTATTTCTTTTGCAGTGAACAAACTGTGGCAAAACAGTTGTTATTGTTTCAGTAATTTTTGGAAAAATGGAAGACGCGAAGGGGAAGCTGCTTGAATCAATAAACAATCCCGACGATCTAAAAAAAATACCGGTTGAACAACTCGAAGAAATTTGTAGCGAGTTGCGCGATTATATTATCGATGCGGTTTCAACCAATCCCGGGCACTTCGGAGCTAGCTTGGGCGTTGTAGAGCTAACTGTTGCTCTGCATTATGTTTACAACACACCTTACGATCAGTTGGTTTGGGACGTTGGTCACCAGGCCTACGGACATAAAATACTTACCGGACGAAGAAATAAATTCGATACCAACCGGAAATTTAAAGGACTTAGCGGATTCCCAAAACGCACCGAAAGCGAATACGATGCATTTGGTGTTGGACATTCATCAACTTCTATTTCTGCCGCATTAGGAATGGCCATTGCCTCCAGAATTAAAGGTGAAGAAAAACGCAAAGTGGTTGCCGTAATTGGCGATGGCGCTATGACCGGCGGAATGGCTTTTGAAGCGCTGAACAATGCCGGAGGCGAAAATGCTGATATCCTGGTAATTCTGAACGACAACAATATGGCCATCGACCCAAGTGTTGGTGGCTTGAATAAATACCTGCTTAACATCTCCAAGTCCGACACATACAACCGGATGAAACACGATGTTTGGGAAGGACTCGGAAAACTAGATGGATTCGGAAAGAAAACGCGTCGGTTTATTCAGAAAAACCAGCACGCACTAAAAAATATGATACTGAAAGAGAACAACCTTTTTGAGGCGTTCAACTTCAGGTATTTTGGCCCCATTGATGGACATGATGTACAGTATTTAACCAAAGTATTGAATGACCTGAAAGATATTTCGGGACCCAAAATCTTACATGTAATCACCCAAAAAGGTAAAGGTTTTAAACAAGCTGAACTGAATCAAACGAAATGGCACGCGCCGGGTATTTTCGACAAAGAAACCGGAGAAATCTACAAATGCGACTGCAATGTTGATAAAGCACCAAAATTCCAAAATGTGTTTGGAGACACTTTGGTTGAACTCGCAGAAAAAAACGATAAAATTGTTGGTATAACACCTGCAATGCCTACCGGCTGCTCTATGAATAAAATGATAGCACAAATGCCGGGTCGTGCTTTTGATGTAGGAATTGCAGAACAGCACGCCGTTACCTTCTCGGCCGGACTTGCCGCACAAGGCATGGTCCCTTTTTGTAATATCTACTCAACATTTATGCAGCGCGCCTACGATCAGGTGATACACGATGTTGCTATCCAGAATCTACCCGTAAT harbors:
- a CDS encoding MFS transporter, yielding MAFVSVLKKYNRSFWVANTIELFERWAWYGFFMLFANYLTGSADMGGLEFSQEQKGLIMGIGTGILYFLPVITGAIADKYGYKRVLFIAFSVYTSAFILLPHFDTFAGVFAMYLYLALGAALFKPIISATIAKTTNDETASIGFGIFYMMVNIGAFFGPLVTLIYKGQSELIFYISAGIVALNFILLLFYKEPDRVANTDSIWESIGKVFTNIVLVVKDFKFLLFLVIVAGFWTMYNQLFFTLPVFIAQWVDTSAVYNFFHQYLPFFSENYGIAETGQMEAEFITNFDAMFIIIFQIIVSAAVMKWRPLRSMMTGFLVCAIGMALTLATQNVLFTLVAIYIFAIGEMAGSPKITEYIGRIAPTDKKALYMGYSFIPVFLGNVFAGIISGNVYGGMSDKNVFVRQEVAEKGIQLADGLTQNEYFNAAAEKMGMTPAELTNQLWDKYNPSQIWMVILIIGLAAVVALFLYDKFVMKGKRQ
- a CDS encoding response regulator codes for the protein MQETKNPLIFLIEDSTVYKDLIVGYLQSKKFSNLKVFKNGEECLKQLHLKPDVIILDYSSEGINGLEFMLQVEREHSQIDFIFLSAQSKVDIAIKIMKLGAADYIIKNDQAPKKLVESIERLKNSTKREKQSYGFKLGVIGFFIVLFLIIMIITFVSVFFAPGL
- a CDS encoding type III pantothenate kinase, with protein sequence MLLAIDIGNTNIVFGIYKDEEWVNHWRIQTDHLKTADEYEVIFRSLLTAGKICRTEISRIILSSVVPSLVHPFREMLSGLFDNALINHINPDIYDRLPIKILNPYEIGADLVANATATYQKYGNNTMVIDFGTALTFTTIGKDSAILGVAIAPGLRTAVDALAGKTAQLPQIHIAPPPSVLGENTIHAIQSGIIFGYTGLVDSMIERTEKELGESLNVVATGGLSAVIAPLTKKVKACEPMLTLEGLVQINSFI
- the dxs gene encoding 1-deoxy-D-xylulose-5-phosphate synthase, with amino-acid sequence MEDAKGKLLESINNPDDLKKIPVEQLEEICSELRDYIIDAVSTNPGHFGASLGVVELTVALHYVYNTPYDQLVWDVGHQAYGHKILTGRRNKFDTNRKFKGLSGFPKRTESEYDAFGVGHSSTSISAALGMAIASRIKGEEKRKVVAVIGDGAMTGGMAFEALNNAGGENADILVILNDNNMAIDPSVGGLNKYLLNISKSDTYNRMKHDVWEGLGKLDGFGKKTRRFIQKNQHALKNMILKENNLFEAFNFRYFGPIDGHDVQYLTKVLNDLKDISGPKILHVITQKGKGFKQAELNQTKWHAPGIFDKETGEIYKCDCNVDKAPKFQNVFGDTLVELAEKNDKIVGITPAMPTGCSMNKMIAQMPGRAFDVGIAEQHAVTFSAGLAAQGMVPFCNIYSTFMQRAYDQVIHDVAIQNLPVIFCLDRGGLVGEDGPTHHGVFDIAYMRSVPNMIVSAPMDEIELRNLMYTAQLEDINQPFSIRYPRGCGIIADWQKEFEKIEIGKGRKLTDGSDIALLSIGKTGIFAQRAVKILAKSDISAAHYDMRFVKPLDTEMLTVIMQQFDKVITIEDGSIQGGFGSAILEFMAKNGFTNKIKILGIPDKFIEHGTPEELYQECGIDTKGIVLSVRELVSKTKIV